A window of Malania oleifera isolate guangnan ecotype guangnan chromosome 5, ASM2987363v1, whole genome shotgun sequence contains these coding sequences:
- the LOC131155237 gene encoding adenylate isopentenyltransferase 5, chloroplastic-like, translating into MEINNGMCHKNKAVFIMGATGTGKSRLSIDLATRFPAEIINSDKIQVYKGLDIVTNKVSEQERRGVPHHLLGDVDPDSDFTAHDFCLRTLFAMDTITSSSRIPIIVGGSNNYIEALVESPQYRFKAKYQPCFIWLDVSVPALHAHVSKRVDQMVAAGLLEEVREIFVPGADYDKGIRRAIGVPEMDPYLRAESAAAGAEEDKKRKEALLRSGIEAIKANTCELTCCQIGKIQRLRNEVGWAMHRIDATRVFEESGKEVDQVWEKAVKEHSLKIVGDFLKIDALETKFWRLIDRSVKHTDT; encoded by the coding sequence ATGGAAATCAACAACGGGATGTGCCACAAGAACAAGGCTGTGTTCATTATGGGAGCAACCGGAACTGGAAAGTCTCGCCTCTCCATCGATCTCGCCACCCGTTTTCCGGCCGAGATCATCAACTCCGACAAAATCCAAGTGTACAAGGGACTGGACATCGTCACCAACAAGGTCAGCGAGCAGGAGCGCCGAGGCGTGCCCCACCACTTGCTCGGCGACGTCGATCCCGACTCCGACTTCACCGCTCACGACTTCTGCCTCCGCACGCTGTTCGCCATGGACACCATCACGAGCTCGAGCCGGATTCCCATCATCGTGGGCGGATCCAACAACTACATTGAGGCGCTGGTGGAGAGTCCACAGTACAGGTTCAAGGCCAAGTATCAACCCTGCTTCATATGGCTCGACGTTTCGGTGCCTGCACTGCACGCCCACGTCTCGAAACGGGTCGACCAGATGGTGGCGGCGGGGCTGCTGGAGGAGGTCCGTGAAATATTTGTTCCGGGAGCTGACTATGACAAGGGAATTCGCCGCGCCATCGGGGTTCCGGAGATGGATCCGTACTTGCGGGCCGAGAGTGCCGCTGCCGGCGCCGAGGAAGATAAGAAGCGAAAGGAGGCTCTTCTGAGGTCGGGCATTGAAGCCATCAAGGCGAACACCTGTGAACTGACGTGCTGCCAGATAGGGAAGATCCAGCGGCTGAGGAATGAGGTTGGATGGGCGATGCACCGCATTGATGCGACTCGGGTGTTCGAGGAATCAGGGAAAGAGGTGGACCAAGTGTGGGAGAAGGCGGTGAAGGAACATAGCTTGAAGATAGTgggtgattttctcaaaattgatGCATTGGAAACAAAATTTTGGAGACTCATTGATCGATCAGTAAAGCATACTGATACATGA